A DNA window from Salvelinus fontinalis isolate EN_2023a chromosome 28, ASM2944872v1, whole genome shotgun sequence contains the following coding sequences:
- the LOC129826204 gene encoding rho-related GTP-binding protein RhoF-like: MSGGSSGHTRTREEFKVVIVGDGGCGKTSLLQVCTKGDFPEKYVPSVFEKCVANVRYRGAEFRLNIYDTAGQEDYDRLRPLSYQSANLILICYDVTCPSSYDNLLIKWFPEVHHFCRGVPIILVGCKTDLRKDKVLEKKLWSSGENPITYIQGEETKRKINADLYLECSAKYKENVEDIFREAIKRAIAVTRKTKWKRFCAFL; this comes from the exons ATGTCAGGGGGGAGCAGTGGGCATACCAGGACGCGAGAGGAATTTAAGGTTGTGATAGTAGGTGATGGTGGATGTGGGAAAACCTCTCTACTCCAGGTTTGCACTAAAGGAGACTTTCCAGAG AAATATGTTCCATCTGTGTTCGAAAAATGTGTCGCCAACGTGAGGTACAGAGGCGCTGAGTTTCGTCTGAACATCTACGATACTGCAG GTCAAGAGGACTACGACCGATTACGCCCTCTGTCCTATCAGAGTGCCAACCTGATATTGATCTGCTATGATGTCACTTGCCCCTCAAGTTATGACAATTTGCTAATCAAG TGGTTCCCCGAGGTGCATCACTTCTGCCGTGGCGTGCCCATTATCCTGGTAGGATGTAAAACAGACCTGCGGAAAGACAAGGTCTTGGAAAAGAAACTGTGGTCTTCAGGCGAGAACCCCATCACATACATTCAG GGTGAAGAGACCAAAAGGAAGATCAACGCTGACCTCTACTTGGAGTGTTCAGCCAAATACAAGGAGAATGTGGAGGACATATTCAGAGAGGCTATCAAACGAGCCATTGCAGTAacaaggaagacaaaatggaaaaGATTCTGTGCCTTTCTGTGA